In the genome of Streptomyces sp. SAI-127, the window CGTGGTGAAGATCAGGTCATGGCTTCCCTGCCAGAGCTCCCCGGCGGCTTTCCGGTCGCCCATCTGCTGAGCGCGACGCATCCGCAACGCCTTGAGGCAGAGTGCCCCGGCACCGGGATGGAGGGGGCGCCGTTCCCGGCCGCGGGCGCATCGTGGCAAGCGTTGGGACCTCCCATCCCGTCCACCATCGACCCAGGCAGAGCCGAGCAGACGCGGCCCATGGCGTCCAGGTCGTTCGTACAGTGGCGCGCTCCACCTGGACGCCATGAACCACGCCCGCTCCACGGTGTGTGGGTCGACGGCGGACGGGATGGGAGCAGGGGTGATCAGTGGTTGAGGGGCTAGCTACCCGGAGCCGACTGTTCCCCGTGCCCGCGGGCAGCCCTCTTACATGACGGTCTCGGGCAACGACGAGCAGCGGCAAGCCGAAGACGCCCGTCTGTGGGGGCATTGGCTACACGAAGGAGAGATGCTTTTTCAGAGGGGCAACCTGTTCCTCATCGCTCAATCACTCCTCACTGTCGCGTACAGCACCATTGCGACAGGCGGTGATGGACGCGGGCCAGCGCGAGTGATGGCCATGTTCGGCATCGCGTGCACCGTAGTGTGGCTCTTCGTTGGCGACCGGCACCTCAAATTCTGCCAAGCGATCTATCGGCGTATCCGGGCAAAGCTCCCCGATGTCGATGCCACTGAGGCGGTCTGTCGCAGGCCAGGGCCCACTACGTTGCCGTTCATCGTCTACGGCCTGCCTGCACTGGCCGCAGTGATGTGGATCGTCCTGCTCGTCATCACTTAGAAATCAGGCACAGGGTCAGCGAGACCGCGTGCCCCTCCCGTGCCCGAGAGACCGGGAACTCACGGGGAACCACGGTCACGGACGGGCAGCGTGCACGACGAAGGCCCCCGACCGATAGACCTGGTCAGAGGCCTTCAACCTGCGCGGTGGGTGTGGGATTTGAACCCACGGTGACTCGCGCCACGACGGTTTTCGAGATCGCTCACAGACCTACAGGAACAGTCGGATCGTCTCGTAAGCGAGCGGGTAGAGCGACAGCACGATGAAGACCCAACCGGTGAGCCGGATGACCCCTCCATAGCGTTGTTCCGCTGCCTCTGACGGTGGTCCCGCCCGGGGCTGGTAGAAGCTACTCCGAAACCCTCGGTAGTCCCGGACGATGGCCGTTCCCAGTGCCAAGCCGGGGATGGCGAAGGCGAGGGATTGCAACCAGTCCATGGCCGCACGGTAGTTGGTGCGACAGAGCGATGTCGACGGTGATCCCGGCGGGGACCACCATTAACTGACAGGCTGCGTAAGCCGAACTGGCAAGGGCGCCTAGGTCGTCTGACACCAGCGGCTGACACCAACAAGGGCGTACGGCGCCGATCAACGCCGAACCTCAGCGGCAGCCGGACCGGGGTTCAGCGGACGTTCAACACGGTCGAGAGAGCACCTCGATCGACCTGATAAGGATGAGGCCACAGGTTCAAATCCTGTAAGCCCCCAACAGTGCTAAGCCCCCCTAGGCCCCCGTACGGTCCAGTTCAGCCCTTCAGCTGAGGGAACAGGTTGTCAAGCAGCCCATGAACAGCGTCGAGTGCCTGGACCCCCGTCGCCGTGCCGAGGTCGATGGGCGGTGCCGGCACTCCGAGTTCCGTGCCGATGGCGAAAACTCCGGCGAACAGAGCCTTGGCGTGGCTGCCCAGCGGGGTGTCCAAGGGCACGAGAGACTCGTGCAGCGGCGGGACGGGTTGGGCAGTCACCTCGGGCCAATCCTCCTGGGACCGCGGGGAGTCGAGGGTGAACACGTCTGTGAATGTCCGGGCGGCAGCGTCGCGGGCCGTGAGCGGCGGTCCAAGACGCCACTTCTCGCGCAAGGTGGCGATGACGGACGTGGCCCAATGTTCTTGGTTGACGACCGTGCGGGCCGGGGTCCAGGCCGATACGGCGATGGTGGGGATGCGTACGCCAAGGCGGTTGAAGCGGAAGTCGAACTGGCCTGCCGGGGCACCGGTGATGGGGGCGGGTGCGGCGCCGGGCGGTATGTGGTCGTAGGTGCCGCCGTGCTCGTCGAAGGTGACGAGCAGGGTCGTGTTCAGGTGGTTCGAGCCGTGCGGGGAGGATGCGGTGCGCACAGCGTCGTAGATCCGGGCGAGGAGATCTTCGCCGCCCAGGAGGCTGGACGGTGGGTCCCACACCAGTCCGGGGGCGGCGGACCAGAACGGCGGGTGCATGTCGTTGTGGTCCCAGCCGATGATCTGCGGCTCGATGAAGGAGTACGGGGGCAGCTCGCCCCTTTCGGCGTCCTCGAAGAACTGGTCGGTGGAGAAGAAGTTGGTCGCGAACCGTTGCCGCAGCCGGGGTGCGTGGATGAGGCCGGTGAGGGAGTAGCGCGAGGGCGGGTCGCAGTACACGCGCCATTCCAGGCCCGCCGTGTCGAGGTGGTCGAAGAGGGTCTCGGCCGTGTTGTTGCGGACGAAGTCCGAGCCGTCGCCCATGTTCACGACCTGCCCCGATGCGCTGGCGGCGTGGAAGAAGGATCGGTTGGTGAAGGTCTGAGAGGGCACGTCGCAGAACCAGTGGTCGAAGGTCGCGAAGCCCTTGGCGAGCGATGAGATCACGGGCATCTGCTCGGGTGTGTAGCCCTCCATGATTTGCCGGTACTCCTGGAAGAACGGCTGGCGTCCCGTGCTCGCCCACCAGGTGCTGATGTAGTCGGTCACGAAGCCGTCCATGGTGGGCCGCGTGCCGGCCGGGGGTGCGTTGTAGGGCGGGGCGAGCCCTGCCTGCCCGGGCCGGTCGAGCACGTTGAACAGCTGGGTGTTCACGTGTGGGTACTCCTCGCCCGGATCCAGGCTCGGGGTGTTCATCGAGGTGGCGACGTCGTAGTGGACACTCCCGCGCTCCGGTCCGTCGTCGGCCCAGTCCGGTATCGGGTTCGCCAGGTCCTTGCCCGCGACACCCTCGAACGCATCGACCTCACCGGGTTCGTAGAGGCGGCCGAGCAGGTTGTCGAAGGACCGGTTTTCGAACATCATCACAACAAGGTGGTCGAGGGCGTTCTCGCGGGTCGGAGTCACTGCAACCACCTCGGTATCCCGTGGCCCCCTCCGAACCCACTATTTTCCTCTGACCCGAGCGCGGGCGCATCCTGGGCCCGAGGAAGGCGCCTGGGCCGTCCCTGGACCGTCCGAGCCGACCAACGCTGACAGACGGCACCCACAGGTGACCACCCCCACCCCGCTCTGGCCTGGGCTCCCCGAATTGATCCGCAGCACTGGATTGTCTCTCGGCCACGGATGCGCCAGCAGTACAGCAGCCAAGTACAGCAACCACGGCAACCGACTCCGCCCGGCAGCGTCCTTGAAGGGCCGTAGCGCAACCGGTATGACCGCCACTGACCGATCCACATAGAGCTACGGATCAGAAGGTTGCAGGTTCGAATCCTGCCGAGTGCACAGCAGTTCAAAGCCCCCTCGGGATCATTCCGGAGGGGGCTTTGTCGTGGCGTACGGCCGGTCAGGGACAACAGGCTGCAGGACCGCCGAACCAGATGAATACCACGCCGCCCGGCAGGCTCACGGAGACGTGACCCGGGCGGCGCGTGTGGTCTTCCGGCAGGACCTGGCGACGCTGGAGCTCTGACCCCGCCCTGAACATGAGAGAGGCCCCGGAGTGGATCTCCGGGGCCTCTTGCGGTGGGGGTGATGGCGTGGCACGAGGTCATGCGGCGGTCGTGGCCAGGCCGTGGAAGGCCTGGGTGGTGCGGGGGTGGGCGAGTTCGTCGAGCAGGTGGCGCCAGTCGGGGTCGGCGGCGGGGTGGGCCAGGTCCCAGGCGGTGAGGAGCGGGGCCAGTTCGCTCTCGGGGGAGATCTCGATCGACGGGAAGGCCGGGGAGGTCGGGGAGGACAGCAGCGGGCTCATGGTGTTCCTTCCGGAGGGCGATGCGAGGAGGAGGGCGGTGAACTCGGGGCGGGGCCCGGGGATCCGGGATCCGATGGCGTCTACGATGCCGCCGATTCCGGGACGGCGACATGGAGCCCGCCGCCCAGTCCGGGGTGGGGGCAGCTGTACCTCCAGGGTGTCGGCAGCCCCCAACAGGGCGTTGTCGTACCCCTCTGCGATCGTGACCGTCATGGGCGAACTGGTGGAGCGGGTGGACGAGGAGGACCGGGTCATCGGGGTGGTGGACCGGGCGGAGGCCATCGAGAAGAAGTGGCTGCACCGGATCGCGACCACAATCTGCCGTGATCCGGACGGGCGGATTCTGGTGCATCGGCGGCCGGAGAACGATTCCCGGTTCCCGGGTCAGTACAACTGGCTGGTGGGCGGGGCGGCGGACATCGGGGAGTCGTACGAGGAGGCGGCGGCCCGTGAACTCGCCGAGGAACTGGGGGTGTCCGGGACACCCCGCTTCCTCTTCAAGTTCCTGTGCCGGGGCGAGATCAGCCCCTACTGGCTCGGGGTGCACGAAGTCGTCCTGACCGGGGCGCTCGTGCCCGATCCGGCGGAGATCGCGTGGCACGGCTGGTTCGGCGAGGGCGAGTTGCTGGAGGTCGTCGGGCGGGGGACGTTCGTGTCCGACGGGGTGGAGGCCCTACGGCGTTACCTGGCGGCCTGAACGCCTGGCGCCTTGGCAGGGCCTCCCATGGGCGGGGCGCCCGCCCCCGGTCGAGCCGGAAGACGTACACCCGGACCTCGGTCTCCGGCTCGCTCTCGGGCTGACGGACGACGAGCTCCGCCCCGAAGCCGCCGCCCAGATCGTCGGCGACCAGACGCCGGGCCGTGGACAGGGGCTCCCGCCAGTCTCCGCGCCCGCGCACGACAGGTTGTTTCGGGGCAAGCGATGCGTGGTGACCGTACGTCAGGCGGTGGCGCCCACGGCGGCGTGGGTGAGGACGGGGCGGGGCAGGGGGAGCACAGGGCGCCGAGGCTGGAGCGGGCTCTTGCGGCCGCTCGTGAAGACGAACAGGCGCAGGACCAGGAAGCGGCCGATGCCGGCCAGGCCGGACGCGGTGAGGTAGACGGCCTGTTCCGTGAGCATGCTCGGCGCCGACTGGATGACGTGGAGGAGGAACATCGCGGCGCAGGTGGCGGCGTACGCGGCCGCCGCGGAGCCGGAGGACTGGAGGTGCCGGCGCCAGCCGGGGCGGCGGCCGGTGCCGAAGGTGAACAGGGCGTGGAGCTCGGTGCACAGGAGCGTCGACGCCACGGTGATCACCGCGTTCGCGACCGCCCACGGCATCGTCATCGCCACCAGCGGTACGGCGAAGCTGGAGAGCACGCCGATCCCGCCGCCGCAGACGACGAAGCGGACGAAGGAGGCGAGGGGGCCGGGGGTGGCCGGGGAGGACAAGGATGGCGAGGACGGCGAGGAGGGCGAGGACGGGGACTGGGTCCTGTCGGCCGTCTTCGGCTCCATGGTGTTTCCTCCGGCTCGGCGAGGGCTTCTCGATCCGCCTGATCCGGGGTGGATCGGCTGAGATCAACGATGCCGTCGCGGGCTCGCCGGAACGATGGAGTGCCCTCCCGAATGAGAGGTGGGGCTAGCTCCACCCCCGGGGTGGGGCGGTCCCGCTACTCGCCGTCCGCGTCCTTTGCCCGCAGCTCCTCGATATAGGCGAGCGCGAGGTTCGTCGAACGGCTGAACCAGTCGTGGAGTACGGCGATCTCGTCGGCGGAGTAGCCCGCGAAGACGGCGTCCAGGCGGTCGTAGTACGGCTGGTAGAGGGCGACGACCTTGGCCACGGCGTCGGGCAGCGCGGCGACCCGGACGCGGCGGCGGTCGGTGGGGTCGGGGACGCGGGTGACGTAGCCGCCGCGTTCGAGGCGGTTGAGGATGCCGGTGACCGCGCCGGTCGTGACATGGGCGTGCTCGGCGAGGTCGCCCGCGGTGAGGAGGTCCTCGCCGGCCTTCAGGACGCAGGCGAAGGGAGAGCAGGTCGGTGACGTTCAGACCAAGCCGCTGGGCCATCTCCTGCTGGCCGAGGTGGGCGGTGGCGATGAAGAGGTCCATCGCCTCCCGTGTCTGGGCCGGAGTGGCGGTGGGGCGGGGCTCGGCGGACATCGGGTTCCTGATTCTCTGAGACGTACTGGATTTCTCTTAGCGCGTGAGAGGTTTCTGCGCTAAATTTCTTAGGGTGTGAGGGATCTGGTCGAGGAGGATCTGTGAGTGCACATCAGTATGACGAGGGGCACACGGTCGCGGGGTGGACCGGATTCGGCATCGCGACCGTCGGGACGGCCGTGCTCGGGCTGGGGGTGTGCACGGTGTCCGGTGTCGTGATGACCGGTGGTCTCGCGATCACCGCGGTGGGTGCCCTCGTCACCTGGGCCCTGCACCTGGCCGGCTGGGGCAAGCCACCGGGGCGCCGGCCGCGCGAGCAGTGGGGGATGCGGGTGCGGGACACGAGCGCGCGGCAGGGCCACGTCGGTTGCGTCGGGTGCCGGATGGCGGGGCGGGGAGGTTCGCGGACCCCGGTGGTCGAGCCCAGGGCGGCAGCGACGGCGGAACCAGAACCCGTCTCCGTGGAGTCGGTGGGCTGAACTCCCCGGAGTCCTCGCGTCGCGGCTCCCGCAGACCGGTTTCCGGCTGCCGCGGACCGGTCTCCGGATCCGGCGGGCTGGTCTCCGGCTCCCCCAGGCCGGTCCTCCGGTTCCGGCGGGCTGGTCTTCGGCTGGCGCGGACGGGTCTTCGGTTCCGGCGGGCTGGTCTCCGGCTCCCCCAGGCCGGTCCTCCGGTTCCGGTGGGCTGGTCTTCGGTTGGCGCGGACGGGTCTTCGGTTCCGGTGGGCTGGTCTTCGGTTGGCGCGGACGGGTCTTCGGTTCCGGTGGGCTGGTCTTCGGTTGGCGCGGACGGGTCTTCGGTTCCGGCGGGCTGGTCTTCGGCTGGCGCGGACCGGTCTTCGGGATCCCGCGGGCTGGTCTCCGGCTCCCCCAGGCCGGTCCTCCGGCTCCCCCAGACCGGTCTCCGGCTGCCGGGGAGGGGCTCCGGATCCTGCGGACCGGTCCCCGGCTCCCGCAGACCGGTCTCCGCATACTCGCGTGATCCTCATTGTCAGTGGCGCCCCCTACCCTCGTGAGGGATGGCACAGGCATGGAAGTGCTCGGGGCTGCGGTGGTCGGCGGGTGGGCCCGTGTTGCGGTGGGTCGGCGGTCGGAGCAGCGCGCTGACCTGGGGGAAGCGGGTGGCCTTCGGGGTCGCGGAGGGGGGTGTGCGGACATGTGTGGGAGCGCGGAGGCGTGCGTGTCCGGCGCGGGCCGCGGTGTCGGGGCGGAGCACGGGGGCGCGGTGCGAGGAGTGTGCGCGGCTGGACCGGGCGCACTCCGTGGCCGCCGACACCCTCGCGGACGACCCCCGCCCGTACCGGGTGTACCTGGCGTGGTTCGGGCCCGGCATGGTCAAGGTCGGCATCACGGCGCACGAGCGGGGGAGCACGCGTCTGTGGGAGCAGGGCGCCGTCTGCTTCAGCTGGCTCGGCACCGGTCCGCTCATGGCCGCCCGGCGCACCGAGGAACTGCTGCGGGCGGCCCTCTCGGTGCCGGACCGCATTCCGTACGGCGACAAGCGGGCCGTCCGGTCCGCCCTGCCGGCGTCGGCCGCCGAGCGGGCCGCCGAGATCGCCGAACTGCACGCGCGGGCGGTGACACTGGGCGGCTGGCCCGAGTCCCTGGAGCGCGCGCCCTACGAACCGGTCGATCACGTCGAGGTCTTCGGCCTCGCCGGCCTGCCCGCCGCCGTCGGTGAGGTGAGCGAGCTCGTCGCGGGCGGGTCGGTGGGCGGCCGGCTCATCGCGGCCGCCGGGCCGGACCTGCACCTGGAGACGGAGGGCGGGGGAGTCGTCGTACTGGACACACGGCTGATGACCGGGTGGGATCTGGTTCCGGCCGACGGGGCGGAAATCACCGTGCCGATGAGAGAGTTCAAGGAGAAGCCGGGGGTTCAGGACGGGTTGTTCTGATGAGGGGGAGGGCCGGGGATGGACGTCACCGTGCAGTGGATACGCACGTCGTGGACGAAGCAGTCCCGTGGCGGCGAGGCCGCGACAAGGAGGAACGCGGCTCCGGTCGGCTTCGTTCTGCCGCCGTCCGCGGTGGGGCGCGACGGGGAGCCGTTCGTCCACGCGGTTCGGATGGACGAGCGGGACGACTTCGTGCCGCACGACCACCAGGGCGACAGCCTCAGAGGCGTCGACGTCCAACTCCGTGAGGCGGACGGGCGGTTGCGGGTCCTGCCCAGGGTGAGACCGATGTTCGGGGTGCCGCCCCGGCCGCGGCGGCGTCCGGGCGTGCGGCTCGAGCCCGGGCAGTGGGTGCGGTGGCGGCTCAACTACCGCTTCAGCAGTGCCGTAGGGCTGCGGGACTGGTCGTACTGGCTGGACACCTTCAACATCGCCTACGGCCCGGTCGGCGCCGAGGTGTTCCTCGGCGCGCCGACGGTCCATGTGGACGAGCAGGGGCCTGTCCGGTAGCGGTCGGAGT includes:
- a CDS encoding alkaline phosphatase family protein, coding for MTPTRENALDHLVVMMFENRSFDNLLGRLYEPGEVDAFEGVAGKDLANPIPDWADDGPERGSVHYDVATSMNTPSLDPGEEYPHVNTQLFNVLDRPGQAGLAPPYNAPPAGTRPTMDGFVTDYISTWWASTGRQPFFQEYRQIMEGYTPEQMPVISSLAKGFATFDHWFCDVPSQTFTNRSFFHAASASGQVVNMGDGSDFVRNNTAETLFDHLDTAGLEWRVYCDPPSRYSLTGLIHAPRLRQRFATNFFSTDQFFEDAERGELPPYSFIEPQIIGWDHNDMHPPFWSAAPGLVWDPPSSLLGGEDLLARIYDAVRTASSPHGSNHLNTTLLVTFDEHGGTYDHIPPGAAPAPITGAPAGQFDFRFNRLGVRIPTIAVSAWTPARTVVNQEHWATSVIATLREKWRLGPPLTARDAAARTFTDVFTLDSPRSQEDWPEVTAQPVPPLHESLVPLDTPLGSHAKALFAGVFAIGTELGVPAPPIDLGTATGVQALDAVHGLLDNLFPQLKG
- a CDS encoding NUDIX domain-containing protein — protein: MGELVERVDEEDRVIGVVDRAEAIEKKWLHRIATTICRDPDGRILVHRRPENDSRFPGQYNWLVGGAADIGESYEEAAARELAEELGVSGTPRFLFKFLCRGEISPYWLGVHEVVLTGALVPDPAEIAWHGWFGEGELLEVVGRGTFVSDGVEALRRYLAA
- a CDS encoding DUF2797 domain-containing protein — translated: MAQAWKCSGLRWSAGGPVLRWVGGRSSALTWGKRVAFGVAEGGVRTCVGARRRACPARAAVSGRSTGARCEECARLDRAHSVAADTLADDPRPYRVYLAWFGPGMVKVGITAHERGSTRLWEQGAVCFSWLGTGPLMAARRTEELLRAALSVPDRIPYGDKRAVRSALPASAAERAAEIAELHARAVTLGGWPESLERAPYEPVDHVEVFGLAGLPAAVGEVSELVAGGSVGGRLIAAAGPDLHLETEGGGVVVLDTRLMTGWDLVPADGAEITVPMREFKEKPGVQDGLF
- a CDS encoding GtrA family protein, with translation MEPKTADRTQSPSSPSSPSSPSLSSPATPGPLASFVRFVVCGGGIGVLSSFAVPLVAMTMPWAVANAVITVASTLLCTELHALFTFGTGRRPGWRRHLQSSGSAAAAYAATCAAMFLLHVIQSAPSMLTEQAVYLTASGLAGIGRFLVLRLFVFTSGRKSPLQPRRPVLPLPRPVLTHAAVGATA
- a CDS encoding HGxxPAAW family protein, which gives rise to MSAHQYDEGHTVAGWTGFGIATVGTAVLGLGVCTVSGVVMTGGLAITAVGALVTWALHLAGWGKPPGRRPREQWGMRVRDTSARQGHVGCVGCRMAGRGGSRTPVVEPRAAATAEPEPVSVESVG